A region of Ovis canadensis isolate MfBH-ARS-UI-01 breed Bighorn chromosome 19, ARS-UI_OviCan_v2, whole genome shotgun sequence DNA encodes the following proteins:
- the C19H3orf62 gene encoding uncharacterized protein C3orf62 homolog isoform X3 — MSEKLRRCRKELTAAIDRAFEGVSHSQECSGRPRVEPDAAPLSFPLPVHRLLCRRHPLVACSSAAPFSPIPGTLENENVAFAPNHAPVNAKPQVFCPKRNPLSSKENILVRSSILAPERQFWRAAGDGENWKKDSLRNDTEKDVKVDTSIPLSGSSQEVTKDLLDMIDHTSIRTIEELAGKLEFENELNRVCGHCEDSPFKDEAWALLVDESPQKAPDADSGGLRQAFDDRNIVETVLDLEEDYNLMTSFKYQIE, encoded by the exons ATGTCTGAGAAACTGAGGAGATGCAGAAAGGAGCTGACTGCAGCCATCGACCGGGCCTTTGAAGGAGTCAGCCATTCCCAGGAGTGCTCGGGCCGCCCGCGGGTGGAGCCCGACGCcgcccctctctccttccccctccccgtGCACCGGCTCCTCTGCCGGAGGCACCCGCTGGTAGCCTGCTCTTCTGCGGCTCCATTCTCTCCCATCCCTGGCACTCTGGAGAACGAGAACGTGGCTTTTGCACCAAACCATGCCCCCGTGAATGCAAAGCCCCAGGTGTTCTGCCCCAAAAGAAACCCTCTGAGCAGCAAGGAAAACATCCTGGTGCGTTCCTCCATTTTGGCACCCGAAAGACAGTTTTGGCGAGCAGCAGGAGACGGGGAGAACTGGAAAAAAGACAGTCTAAG gaatgatacagagaaggaTGTGAAAGTTGACACAAGCATCCCACTCAGTGGTTCCAGCCAAGAGGTTACAAAGGATCTGCTTGATATGATTG accaTACAAGCATCCGAACTATTGAAGAATTGGCTGGTAAACTAGAATTTGAAAACGAGTTGAACCGTGTGTGTGGCCACTGCGAAGATTCGCCTTTCAAGGACGAAGCCTGGGCCTTGCTGGTGGATGAGAGCCCTCAGAAGGCCCCGGACGCAGACTCTGGCGGCCTCAGGCAGGCTTTCGATGACCGCAATATCGTGGAGACTGTTCTGGACTTGGAAGAGGACTACAATTTGATGACCTCTTTTAAATACCAAATTGAGTAA
- the C19H3orf62 gene encoding uncharacterized protein C3orf62 homolog isoform X1, with the protein MSEKLRRCRKELTAAIDRAFEGVSHSQECSGRPRVEPDAAPLSFPLPVHRLLCRRHPLVACSSAAPFSPIPGTLENENVAFAPNHAPVNAKPQVFCPKRNPLSSKENILVRSSILAPERQFWRAAGDGENWKKDSLRNDTEKDVKVDTSIPLSGSSQEVTKDLLDMIDHTSIRTIEELAGKLEFENELNRVCGHCEDSPFKDEAWALLVDESPQKAPDADSGGLRQAFDDRNIVETVLDLEEDYNLMTSFKYQIDSSWQAKQSLDCFRGNTKLQFGLAESK; encoded by the exons ATGTCTGAGAAACTGAGGAGATGCAGAAAGGAGCTGACTGCAGCCATCGACCGGGCCTTTGAAGGAGTCAGCCATTCCCAGGAGTGCTCGGGCCGCCCGCGGGTGGAGCCCGACGCcgcccctctctccttccccctccccgtGCACCGGCTCCTCTGCCGGAGGCACCCGCTGGTAGCCTGCTCTTCTGCGGCTCCATTCTCTCCCATCCCTGGCACTCTGGAGAACGAGAACGTGGCTTTTGCACCAAACCATGCCCCCGTGAATGCAAAGCCCCAGGTGTTCTGCCCCAAAAGAAACCCTCTGAGCAGCAAGGAAAACATCCTGGTGCGTTCCTCCATTTTGGCACCCGAAAGACAGTTTTGGCGAGCAGCAGGAGACGGGGAGAACTGGAAAAAAGACAGTCTAAG gaatgatacagagaaggaTGTGAAAGTTGACACAAGCATCCCACTCAGTGGTTCCAGCCAAGAGGTTACAAAGGATCTGCTTGATATGATTG accaTACAAGCATCCGAACTATTGAAGAATTGGCTGGTAAACTAGAATTTGAAAACGAGTTGAACCGTGTGTGTGGCCACTGCGAAGATTCGCCTTTCAAGGACGAAGCCTGGGCCTTGCTGGTGGATGAGAGCCCTCAGAAGGCCCCGGACGCAGACTCTGGCGGCCTCAGGCAGGCTTTCGATGACCGCAATATCGTGGAGACTGTTCTGGACTTGGAAGAGGACTACAATTTGATGACCTCTTTTAAATACCAAATTGA TTCATCTTGGCAAGCCAAACAATCACTGGATTGTTTCCGTGGAAACACCAAACTGCAGTTTGGATTAGCAGAATCAAAATAG
- the IHO1 gene encoding interactor of HORMAD1 protein 1 has translation MNFNVWNIKDMFSIPSGSGATKSSNLNNNQTDYSSLSDSQFLFGSQFCPESSQTLSTALDSEVHLRHPKQSQQNSLDSEPSIFTKYQTKPQLLGGDTKDGGLFPLPLSLGKPKGLLEQFEEKKKSAKDKCDSETLYNLISHIKESIHKLQTSVEESEEHLSSRSQSILDSLETVAKTGQETAKAQSGLMLEIVQDKGNVEQAILDLQKRLEARQAEFIEMKSNLKQLEVLVTQQSKDFQQLCEHLGQLNMPSVLEELKRLTSIALTPKHVKDSASQTSPLLAQSLSFTRQDKDTSEKPVMWQAQALPAACSLSVGSPGPKEFVVWGEGSKRDALQEEAVQPAVGTGKRNRQIKDRAVQTNCQNSVTKTGSENCGSAILGHKVPKDRDPVSQGDSQLISRGYKDLNNSATSIKNISQKWQAKGAFSHDPCEQRLLTEQKGITVERGKKGKQQPRKAPRRRSLRRKQEQMPSKTCVSNSKYPRPPVSSPQRSPWGQQETLAQPLQLWGPGSPTNLVCSAQEGRVMPSKTTRAEQGNLVQRSGHSSQDNSLLLPSFQGDHQMSWFSDLNDLNPRTESPQSQESGKNILYDLGFDSSDDGF, from the exons ATGAATTTTAATGTCTGGAATATCAAAGATATGTTCAGTATCCCCTCAGGCTCCGG GGCCACTAAGTCATCTAACTTGAATAACAATCAGACTGATTACTCCAGTCTCAGCGATTCCCAGTTCCTTTTTGGATCCCAGTTCTGTCCAGAAAGTTCACAGACTCTGTCAACGGCCTTGGACTCTGAAGTCCACTTGAGACATCCAAAACAGTCACAACAGAATTCtctggat AGTGAACCTAGTATTTTCACAAAGTACCAAACAAAACCCCAGCTGCTTGGAGGAGATACAAAAGATGGAGGcttgtttcctcttcctttgtcTCTTGGAAAACCAAAAGGCCTCTTGGAACAGtttgaggagaaaaagaaaagtgcaaAAGACAAATGTGACAG tgAGACTTTATACAACTTAATTTCCCATATCAAAGAAAGCATTCACAAG TTACAGACATCAGTGGAAGAGTCTGAGGAACATCTCAGTTCCAGAAGTCAGTCTATTTTGGATTCTTTGGAAACTGTGGCCAAGACAG GGCAGGAGACTGCAAAAGCTCAGAGTGGTCTGATGTTGGAAATAGTGCAGGACAAAGGCAACGTGGAGCAGGCCATCCTTGATTTGCAAAAGAGACTCGAAGCT AGACAAGCAGAGTTTATAGAAATGAAGTCCAACTTGAAGCAACTTGAAGTTTTGGTTACCCAGCAGAGTAAGGACTTTCAGCAACTGTGTGAGCATTTAGGCCAGCTGAATATGCCCAGTGTTCTAGAAGAGTTAAAGCGATTGACCTCCATCGCTCTGACACCCAAACACGTGAAAGACAGTGCCTCTCAGACCTCACCACTTCTGGCACAGAGCCTCAGTTTCACCAGGCAGGACAAAGATACCTCTGAGAAGCCAGTTATGTGGCAGGCCCAGGCCCTCCCTGCTGCATGCAGTCTTAGTGTGGGCTCCCCAGGGCCCAAGGAGTTTGTTGTCTGGGGTGAGGGATCAAAGAGGGATGCTCTCCAAGAAGAGGCTGTGCAGCCGGCAGTTGGAACTGGCAAAAGAAACAGGCAAATCAAGGACAGGGCAGTGCAGACTAACTGCCAGAACTCTGTTACTAAAACAGGCTCTGAGAACTGTGGCTCTGCCATCCTGGGTCACAAGGTTCCTAAAGATAGGGACCCAGTTTCCCAAGGAGACTCGCAGCTTATATCTCGAGGATATAAGGACTTAAACAACTCTGCAACCAGCATTAAGAACATCAGCCAAAAATGGCAAGCTAAAGGCGCATTTTCACATGACCCTTGTGAACAAAGGTTGTTGACTGAACAGAAAGGCATAACtgtagaaagagggaaaaaaggcaAGCAGCAGCCCAGGAAAGCCCCCAGGAGGAGGTCCCTACGCAGGAAGCAGGAACAAATGCCTAGCAAAACCTGTGTTTCTAATTCTAAATATCCTCGGCCTCCAGTTTCCAGCCCACAAAGGTCCCCCTGGGGGCAGCAGGAAACTCTTGCTCAGCCCCTGCAACtttggggccctgggagccccacaAATCTAGTCTGCTCTGCTCAGGAAGGAAGAGTCATGCCCAGTAAGACCACGAGGGCAGAGCAAGGGAACCTCGTGCAGCGTAGCGGGCATTCCTCCCAAGACAACAGCCTGCTTTTACCCAGTTTCCAGGGGGACCACCAGATGAGCTGGTTCAGTGATCTCAATGACCTCAACCCCAGGACAGAGTCCCCTCAGTCCCAGGAGTCAGGGAAGAATATACTTTATGACCTGGGTTTTGATAGCAGTGATGATGGCTTCTGA
- the C19H3orf62 gene encoding uncharacterized protein C3orf62 homolog isoform X2, whose protein sequence is MRARDDRPLAGSAVRFLRLMGKMSEKLRRCRKELTAAIDRAFEGVSHSQECSGRPRVEPDAAPLSFPLPVHRLLCRRHPLVACSSAAPFSPIPGTLENENVAFAPNHAPVNAKPQVFCPKRNPLSSKENILVRSSILAPERQFWRAAGDGENWKKDSLRNDTEKDVKVDTSIPLSGSSQEVTKDLLDMIDHTSIRTIEELAGKLEFENELNRVCGHCEDSPFKDEAWALLVDESPQKAPDADSGGLRQAFDDRNIVETVLDLEEDYNLMTSFKYQIE, encoded by the exons ATGAGAGCGCGCGACGACCGACCGTTGGCGGGGTCGGCGGTGCGGTTTCTCCGGCTGATGG GGAAGATGTCTGAGAAACTGAGGAGATGCAGAAAGGAGCTGACTGCAGCCATCGACCGGGCCTTTGAAGGAGTCAGCCATTCCCAGGAGTGCTCGGGCCGCCCGCGGGTGGAGCCCGACGCcgcccctctctccttccccctccccgtGCACCGGCTCCTCTGCCGGAGGCACCCGCTGGTAGCCTGCTCTTCTGCGGCTCCATTCTCTCCCATCCCTGGCACTCTGGAGAACGAGAACGTGGCTTTTGCACCAAACCATGCCCCCGTGAATGCAAAGCCCCAGGTGTTCTGCCCCAAAAGAAACCCTCTGAGCAGCAAGGAAAACATCCTGGTGCGTTCCTCCATTTTGGCACCCGAAAGACAGTTTTGGCGAGCAGCAGGAGACGGGGAGAACTGGAAAAAAGACAGTCTAAG gaatgatacagagaaggaTGTGAAAGTTGACACAAGCATCCCACTCAGTGGTTCCAGCCAAGAGGTTACAAAGGATCTGCTTGATATGATTG accaTACAAGCATCCGAACTATTGAAGAATTGGCTGGTAAACTAGAATTTGAAAACGAGTTGAACCGTGTGTGTGGCCACTGCGAAGATTCGCCTTTCAAGGACGAAGCCTGGGCCTTGCTGGTGGATGAGAGCCCTCAGAAGGCCCCGGACGCAGACTCTGGCGGCCTCAGGCAGGCTTTCGATGACCGCAATATCGTGGAGACTGTTCTGGACTTGGAAGAGGACTACAATTTGATGACCTCTTTTAAATACCAAATTGAGTAA